The following DNA comes from Alkalibaculum bacchi.
TTATTATTTCTCTTTGTCTCTTTGTCTTTTTGTCCATTTACTTTGTAGAGTAAAACACAAAGATAATATTGCATTTAACATCATGTCGTTATCATGATTTTTCTCTGATGCAATCATTATATTTGAATCACTTTTCCTATTCATTCTTTCTATTTTTTTCAATTCATCTATCATTTTTCTTGCATTATAATATGCAGGTCCGTCAGCACCTAAGGGGATTTCTCGATTCACTTCTGTAGTTAATGTACCTATTCCTACACCAAACCGGATCCGAATGGGAAACATTTCAAGTTCAATATCTGAAATTATATTCATTACATCTTCCCCATAATTTAACAATCCCTGAAATTCATCACCTAATGTAATCATAAAATTGGAAGCGATGCTATCTTCATATTTCACATTAATTCTTTTGAGGGTTTGCGAGGGACGGGACTTTTCAAGTCAGATTTTTAAATTCTCAAGTGTCGATCCACTCTCATTTGCAAATTAACCACATTAAGGATGAGACTTCAAGCGGAAGTTTCGTCTTCTTTTATTTTAAGGTATTGGGCCCAAAACATCCCATCCCTAAGCAATTTCCCCTTCCAAGGTGAAACTTTTGCCTGAAGTCGCTCAATAACTTGACCCAAAATTTCACGTCCCTAATGGGTCTACAAATGGGTTAGGCATTGTAAGGGATATTACTTGTTTTGATCGTAAATTCAAAGTAGAGAATCCAGAACTTGAACTAGAAATCATAAAAGACGATCCTGAAAATGAAAAAACAGTTGACGATAGCAAATCCTTAAAACCTGTAATTTCAAACTTTTTAGCTCTACATCCAAAGATTAAGCCAGAAATGTTCTTAGGAGATACTGCTTTTGACACGTATAAGATTTATCCTTTTCTACTAAAGGAATGTCATTTTAAAAAAGCATTTATTCCTCTTAGAAAAAGTCCAAAGTCAGAGGATATAGCAGACCCTGCTTTTAATGAATCTGGTTGGCCAGTATGCCCTCGTGACGCTACGAAGGCCTTTAAGTTTAAAGGTATTAATTATGACAAGACTCGTACAAGATTAAAATTCATTTGCCCTGATACTCACTACAAAGGAAAAAATCCAGTGTGTTACTGCCAAAATCCTTGCACTCCTTCGCGAGAAGGCAGGACTGTAAATGTTCCTATTAATCGAGATTTACGAATGTATCTTGGTACAGTGAGAGATACCGACTCATGGTCAAGTGTTTACAAAAACCGGGCTGTGATTGAAAGAACAATCAACCATTTCAAAGAGCCTATGGGTTGTGGCAATCCTAAAACGAGAAACTTAGCCACAATAAAATCGGATATGTTACTAGCTGGTATTACTCAGCTCATTACAGTGATACTAGCGGATAAGGTGAACGACTACGAATTGATTAGAAGCTTAAAGCCTTTAATAGCATAAAGGATAAATTTAAAATCCTTATTATGAAGGTTTATTAAATTTACCCTTTTTGAAGACTATGGTATAGAACTTGAATAAAAAACTGATTTCTACCTAAATTTTTCTGGAAAAATTCTTTATACGTGAGTATCCTAAATATTTACATTATAATTTGCCTATTCCGCAAATGCCTACCATATAGGATACTTTTATATATTAAGACGAGGGATTGATACAGTTGCCACTCATTTTATTGTCACAAAGGTGGCTAAACAGATTGATGAAGTAGAGGAATAGAGTATTACTGATTTAGGCCGCTAATGGGCCGAGTTCTTTTCTTCTCTCTGCTATAAACAGACCTAATTATTTTGCATCCATATATCCACCACCTTCTAACTTTATATTATATTTTAGGTCTGTTTTAATCAATCGATGTTTTGTTTACACCCTCATATATAGATTCCTTTTTAATTTGTACTGACATAAGTTTCTTATAAATAATCAATATAGTTGTTATAATCACACCTGAAGCTATGAACCACAAACCAGGTATCGTTGAATAATTAATAATAATACTGTTAATAAATGAGCCAAATAACACTCCAATTTGCAATATTAATGAATTTAAAGATAAAACCGAAGCCCTGAACTCATTAGGTATTTCTCTATTAAGTATAACGCTCTCTGGTATATTAGCCATGCCAAAAAACAAATAAATCAAGCTGTAAAATACCATAAACAAAACCATATTTGTCTGTGATGCCGTAATGATTAATACCATTGCAAGAATACTCCTAAGCAACATATACATTTTTTTAGTGTTAAGTTTGCTAAATACTCGTCCATAAATAATATTGCCTGCCATAGCTGCTGCAAGATAAATAAAAGCCATAACTCCTAGAAGAAACATGGCACCATTGTTAGGCATTAAAGAAATAAAATGTGGCTGCCAATATGTTTCTAAAGAGCTAAATAAAAAACCTGTAGAAAATACAGAAATGAATATACATATTATATTTTTATTTTTAATTACTCTATTTGAGCTATTTTTAATATGTTCCAATAGTGAAATTTGTTTTTTATTTTCATTTACAAGTGTTTCCTTTATATATACTATTGCAAGAATTAAAATTATAAATGCTAATATTATCCTAACAATAAGGCTTAGATCATACATTCCTATTGAAAAAAAATATTTACTCGATATCTCAGGTAAATATCCTCCAGTTAATGCTCCTGCAGATAATCCAAGAGCATCTATAACATTTATCCTGGTAGTAACGACATGTAGTCTATCCTTACCAAATTCATTAATATATGAATCTATAAACAAAGCCTCAAATGAACCTGAAGAAATAGCTCTATTTAATCCATAAAGCAACATTCCTATATACAAAATTACTAAGCCATTACTTAAGAGAATAACTACCGAAAATAGTAAAGATACAATCAGTGATAAACAAAAAGTTTTTTTCCTTCCTATTATATCTGCCATTATTCCAGTTGGTAACTCTAATACTATTACTGAAAAAGAATATATTCCTATCAGAATAGAGAGTTTGCTAAGTGTAGCACCTCTATCTATTAATAATAAACTAAACACAGGCACAAGAAGGCCTGTAATATATGAATTCAATAATAATATAAAAGAATACAATCTTACTCTCATATTTACTCCACGCTTTTGTCATTATTTAAATCAGCTTTGTAGGCAATTAAGGCATATTCATATGGATGTGAATTGTTCGATGCTTTTGAATGCTGTTTTATAAAGTCATCAATAATATCAAACAGTTCATTCGCTTCTTCTGTAGATAAATGAATTACTCCTGCCAATTGATCAACGAATTTATTTCCTTTTTTATATTCTTCTGATATTAGCTGTCTTTTTTCATTTATCAGCTCTTTATAACCATTGTAGGTTTCGCTTAATATGTTTCTTGCTAATATATCACGCTCTGATGTAAAATCATCATTTATATCTTGGCCTATACTTACAGTTTTTTCAGTTATCCTAAGATATCTTGCAGTGATGCCGTTTATAATCTCATTATGGTCAAATTCAATAATACCTACTTGTTCCAGTTTCTTAATGTGATGCTGAGCAGAGGAAGGTGAAATTTCCAGTTTATCAGCTACATATTTAGAAGTTACTGGTTTTCCTTCTCTTTCCATTACTTTAATTATTTTTTGCCTCATAGGAGACATAAGTATTTTCAATTCTTTATCCGTTTTAAGTATTATATAATTTTTCTTATCCATTTTCCCCTCCATCATTAACGTTTCAATTATTATAACACTACATATTATGTAACGTCAACATGCATGTTATAAAAAAAAACAATAGAATTTATCTACTGTTCTTTAATGATTGTACTATTATTTATCAACTATATTATATATGTTTGTTAACACTATAGAAATTGCTCCATCTATATTTGTAATGCAATCTACCTTTTCCTTGTTGCCTCGCATCTCATATGGAATATTAATTTTAATTCCTTAATCAGTTATTTTTTCAATCCCTGTGATGCCAATTGCTCCAGGACCGCCATGACTGGAAATCACAGAACCCGCCTCCATCCATCTAGCTTTTTGAATACCATTTTCTCTTAGCAGATCGTAAATCATCTCTTTCTGATTGTCTTCGACACCCGGAGCACCTACCACCATAACGGTATCAGAGTCAATGTTATAGCTTTTGAAAAAAATATTAACCATCTTCTTTAAGCAGTTATCAAAAGATCCACGGTATTTTCCCCCAGAGACCAAGTATCCATTTTTTAATATAATCGACGGATGAATCTTCAACAGATTTGCCCCATAAAAAGCCAGATTTGAGACACGGCCGCCAGCTCTTAAATAAAGAAGTGTTTTAGGTAGAAAAACCATATGGGTGCGTTCTCTAATATCTTCGACAAAAGCAATAATTGCTTCAGGACTTGTATTAGGATTATCTTCAATGAATTGAGCGGTTGCTTTAACAATAGCAGCTGCTCCGATAGATACATGCTTGGAGTCTACAAGGTAGACGTTTTTAAAATCTTGAGCTGCAATATTTGCCGCATTGAAGGAAACAGTTGTTACTGCAGAATATCCAATGTGGATTATATATGCATCTGGATGTTTGGCAAAAATTTGCTTAAAAACCTCTGCATTATCTTGAGGTGTAGAACCAGATGTTTTAGGTAGATTTCCTGTTTCTTCATAATAATCAAAAACTTTCTGAACATCAAAACTACCATCAGGATACGTTTGATCTTCCATTGTTACATGCATCGGAATGACTTGTATATTATAGCGATCTATTATTTCTTTAGATAAATCTGAACCACTTTCAGTTGTAATGATATACTTTTTCACAATTAACCTCCATTATTTGGGCAGATTATAGTTCCCCTACTGACTTTAGTCATCATCATTTTTAGTATAATCATTGTACCATATAGGTTTTATAACATAAACTTATATTTCCTTAATTTTGCATATCTATAAATACAATCAACCTCGCTAAATTATTGGGCATATGGGGATGGTGACCTTATCCTCCATTATATTCCAATTGATTTACTTTTAGGTAACCCTGTAATCCCCATTATCTGACGATTCGTTAACCCCTTGGCTTTTAATCTCTTAATAAAAAATATTCTCTGTTCTACAGTTATCTCTCCAATGCTTTCTACTCTATGCTTTTTCATATCATCATATATAAATATCTAAGAACTTACTCTTATCCTCTTCATCATAAAAAATAACACTCTGATTAATTCCTCTAATCATAATATGAT
Coding sequences within:
- a CDS encoding SatD family protein — encoded protein: MKYEDSIASNFMITLGDEFQGLLNYGEDVMNIISDIELEMFPIRIRFGVGIGTLTTEVNREIPLGADGPAYYNARKMIDELKKIERMNRKSDSNIMIASEKNHDNDMMLNAILSLCFTLQSKWTKRQRDKEK
- a CDS encoding transposase translates to MFLGDTAFDTYKIYPFLLKECHFKKAFIPLRKSPKSEDIADPAFNESGWPVCPRDATKAFKFKGINYDKTRTRLKFICPDTHYKGKNPVCYCQNPCTPSREGRTVNVPINRDLRMYLGTVRDTDSWSSVYKNRAVIERTINHFKEPMGCGNPKTRNLATIKSDMLLAGITQLITVILADKVNDYELIRSLKPLIA
- a CDS encoding MFS transporter, yielding MRVRLYSFILLLNSYITGLLVPVFSLLLIDRGATLSKLSILIGIYSFSVIVLELPTGIMADIIGRKKTFCLSLIVSLLFSVVILLSNGLVILYIGMLLYGLNRAISSGSFEALFIDSYINEFGKDRLHVVTTRINVIDALGLSAGALTGGYLPEISSKYFFSIGMYDLSLIVRIILAFIILILAIVYIKETLVNENKKQISLLEHIKNSSNRVIKNKNIICIFISVFSTGFLFSSLETYWQPHFISLMPNNGAMFLLGVMAFIYLAAAMAGNIIYGRVFSKLNTKKMYMLLRSILAMVLIITASQTNMVLFMVFYSLIYLFFGMANIPESVILNREIPNEFRASVLSLNSLILQIGVLFGSFINSIIINYSTIPGLWFIASGVIITTILIIYKKLMSVQIKKESIYEGVNKTSID
- a CDS encoding ArsR/SmtB family transcription factor, with amino-acid sequence MDKKNYIILKTDKELKILMSPMRQKIIKVMEREGKPVTSKYVADKLEISPSSAQHHIKKLEQVGIIEFDHNEIINGITARYLRITEKTVSIGQDINDDFTSERDILARNILSETYNGYKELINEKRQLISEEYKKGNKFVDQLAGVIHLSTEEANELFDIIDDFIKQHSKASNNSHPYEYALIAYKADLNNDKSVE
- a CDS encoding DegV family protein: MKKYIITTESGSDLSKEIIDRYNIQVIPMHVTMEDQTYPDGSFDVQKVFDYYEETGNLPKTSGSTPQDNAEVFKQIFAKHPDAYIIHIGYSAVTTVSFNAANIAAQDFKNVYLVDSKHVSIGAAAIVKATAQFIEDNPNTSPEAIIAFVEDIRERTHMVFLPKTLLYLRAGGRVSNLAFYGANLLKIHPSIILKNGYLVSGGKYRGSFDNCLKKMVNIFFKSYNIDSDTVMVVGAPGVEDNQKEMIYDLLRENGIQKARWMEAGSVISSHGGPGAIGITGIEKITD